In Natronomonas halophila, one DNA window encodes the following:
- the menD gene encoding 2-succinyl-5-enolpyruvyl-6-hydroxy-3-cyclohexene-1-carboxylic-acid synthase, translating to MARNVNSLWAEIIAGELAKAGIETAVLAPGSRSTPLTVAFAEHPDIEALSLLDERSAAFFALGRAKRTGDPVPLICTSGTALANFHPAVVEANQARVPMLLLTADRPPELQDSGANQTIDQHDIYGDAVRDYRTLPEPEAADRKLRSLRTTLCRAVGTATGTEPGPVHLNVPLRKPLEPGARAADLSEAVPDATVSDDFAAEHPLAIEGRDGPFVDVTQGRAGLSKTDRRTMADAIEDATSGLIVCGPANRPTPARDALLGLARETGFPVLADPLSGQRFGAHLGMAETPICGGYDSYIGAIEESPDVVLRFGASPTSKPLRQYLRDSGARQFVVDPAGGWREATFTATDLVVADETRLATELASAVGREPGAYSERFREAEADYWGVVEGNEPEEGAVLADIAKLAPDPATVFVSNSMPVRDFDRFARPREANLTVLGNRGASGIDGIVSTALGAGSGTDDPLIAVLGDLAYYHDMNGLLAVSRCDVDATIVCINNDGGGIFRLLPIEDHDTFEEWFRTPHGLDFEGSADIYDIEFARTRDREGFRDLYTESVGSEGTQVIEVVTDSERSHEERQALQERVLAELS from the coding sequence ATGGCCCGGAACGTCAACAGCCTCTGGGCCGAAATAATTGCGGGCGAACTGGCGAAGGCGGGCATCGAGACGGCCGTACTTGCGCCCGGAAGTCGGTCGACGCCGCTAACGGTCGCCTTCGCGGAACACCCCGATATCGAGGCGCTGTCGCTGCTCGACGAGCGGTCGGCGGCCTTCTTTGCGCTTGGCCGAGCGAAACGGACCGGCGACCCCGTCCCCCTGATTTGTACCTCCGGAACCGCGCTGGCAAACTTCCATCCGGCCGTCGTCGAGGCCAATCAGGCCCGCGTCCCGATGCTGCTGTTGACGGCCGACCGGCCACCCGAACTGCAGGACAGCGGTGCCAACCAGACCATCGACCAGCACGACATCTACGGCGATGCGGTTCGGGACTATCGGACGCTCCCCGAACCCGAGGCTGCCGACCGAAAACTCCGCTCGTTGCGGACGACGCTCTGTCGGGCCGTCGGAACGGCGACTGGCACCGAACCCGGTCCGGTCCACCTGAACGTCCCGCTCCGAAAGCCGCTGGAACCGGGCGCCCGCGCGGCGGACCTCTCCGAGGCAGTCCCCGATGCGACCGTGTCCGACGATTTTGCCGCGGAGCATCCCCTCGCCATCGAGGGCCGTGACGGACCGTTCGTCGACGTCACGCAGGGCCGCGCTGGCCTCTCGAAGACCGACCGGCGAACGATGGCCGACGCAATCGAGGACGCTACCTCGGGACTCATCGTCTGTGGACCGGCCAACCGTCCGACGCCGGCCCGCGATGCCCTGCTCGGCCTCGCACGCGAGACGGGCTTTCCGGTACTCGCGGACCCGCTTTCGGGCCAGCGGTTCGGCGCTCATCTGGGGATGGCCGAGACGCCGATTTGCGGCGGCTACGATTCGTATATCGGCGCTATCGAGGAGTCGCCGGACGTCGTTCTCCGGTTCGGCGCTTCACCGACCTCGAAACCGCTGCGACAGTACCTCCGTGACTCGGGTGCCCGGCAGTTCGTCGTCGACCCGGCCGGCGGGTGGCGCGAGGCGACGTTCACGGCGACGGACCTCGTGGTGGCCGACGAAACGCGACTGGCGACGGAGTTGGCGAGTGCGGTCGGCCGCGAACCGGGCGCCTATAGCGAACGTTTCCGCGAGGCCGAAGCCGACTACTGGGGTGTGGTCGAAGGGAACGAACCTGAGGAGGGTGCTGTGCTTGCTGACATCGCAAAACTGGCGCCGGACCCGGCGACGGTTTTCGTCTCGAACTCGATGCCCGTCCGGGATTTCGACCGATTCGCCCGGCCGCGTGAAGCGAATCTGACCGTCCTCGGAAACCGCGGCGCGTCGGGCATCGACGGCATCGTATCGACCGCTCTTGGTGCCGGGTCCGGAACTGACGACCCGCTGATAGCCGTGTTGGGAGACCTCGCGTACTACCACGACATGAACGGCCTGCTGGCGGTCTCGCGCTGTGACGTCGACGCAACTATTGTCTGTATCAACAACGATGGGGGCGGCATCTTCCGCCTGCTCCCAATCGAGGACCACGACACCTTCGAGGAGTGGTTCCGGACGCCGCACGGACTGGATTTCGAGGGGTCCGCGGACATCTACGATATCGAGTTCGCGCGCACGAGGGACCGTGAGGGGTTCCGCGACCTGTAT
- a CDS encoding isochorismate synthase gives MEPLRSEEAAPSSAGLVSRSMRLPAAPEPKAALAAADAPRTFWAAPDEATVVGSGTAATITADGPDRFRAVRESAADLFAVGDVHAGALAARPRFFGGFAFHDEHTGDDPWAGYPGAGFVLPRIQLTYTDDGAWLTVNAVDADPDAVEQRLEAAEEDLASLPPAGEGTDPPGVRARERTTSKGEWRESVTAATDRIEAGELRKVVLAQALEASLERPLSLPDVLARLGDTYPDCFRFLFEPDDGSAGFFGATPEQLVGLRGRTVETGALAGTTGRGDTPEEDEWLAEELLADDKNVHEHELVADAIREQLDPYAAAIQTGQRRIRRLATVQHIETPITAELADDEHVLTLVEALHPTPAVGGLPPNEALRTIRDTEPFERGWYAAPVGWFDAAGYGSFSVAIRSAVARGDMATLFAGVGIVADSDPDREWDEVQLKYRPILDELE, from the coding sequence ATGGAACCGTTGCGGAGCGAGGAGGCCGCCCCGTCCTCGGCGGGGCTCGTCAGCCGGTCGATGCGACTGCCCGCGGCGCCAGAGCCGAAGGCGGCGCTTGCGGCGGCGGACGCCCCCCGGACCTTCTGGGCGGCGCCCGACGAGGCGACGGTCGTCGGCAGCGGAACGGCGGCGACGATAACCGCCGACGGCCCCGACCGTTTTCGGGCCGTCCGGGAATCGGCCGCTGACCTGTTCGCCGTCGGGGACGTCCACGCTGGCGCGCTCGCGGCCCGCCCTCGGTTTTTCGGCGGCTTCGCGTTTCACGACGAACACACCGGCGACGACCCGTGGGCGGGCTACCCGGGCGCGGGGTTCGTCCTGCCGCGCATCCAACTCACCTACACCGACGACGGCGCGTGGCTCACCGTCAACGCGGTCGATGCCGACCCCGACGCCGTCGAGCAGCGACTCGAGGCCGCCGAGGAGGACCTCGCCTCGCTCCCACCGGCCGGCGAGGGCACCGACCCGCCGGGGGTTCGCGCCCGCGAGCGGACCACCTCGAAGGGCGAATGGCGCGAGAGTGTCACCGCGGCGACTGACCGCATCGAGGCCGGCGAACTCCGGAAGGTCGTCCTCGCACAGGCGCTGGAGGCGTCGCTGGAACGACCGCTCTCGCTGCCGGACGTGCTGGCCCGACTCGGCGACACCTACCCGGATTGTTTCCGATTCCTTTTCGAACCCGACGACGGGAGTGCCGGCTTCTTCGGTGCGACGCCCGAGCAGTTGGTCGGCCTCCGCGGTCGGACGGTCGAGACCGGCGCGCTCGCGGGGACGACTGGCCGTGGTGACACTCCCGAGGAAGACGAGTGGCTCGCCGAGGAACTGCTGGCCGACGACAAGAACGTCCACGAACACGAACTGGTCGCCGACGCCATCCGCGAGCAGTTGGACCCCTACGCCGCGGCCATCCAGACCGGCCAGCGCCGCATCCGGCGCTTGGCGACGGTCCAGCACATCGAGACGCCGATTACGGCCGAACTGGCGGACGACGAACACGTTCTGACGCTGGTGGAGGCGCTGCATCCGACGCCCGCCGTCGGCGGCCTCCCCCCGAACGAGGCGCTGCGGACGATTCGGGATACCGAACCCTTCGAGCGCGGCTGGTATGCCGCCCCCGTCGGCTGGTTCGACGCCGCAGGCTACGGCTCGTTTTCGGTCGCCATTCGTTCGGCGGTTGCCCGCGGCGACATGGCGACACTGTTTGCGGGCGTCGGCATCGTCGCGGATTCGGACCCGGACCGCGAGTGGGACGAGGTACAGTTGAAATATCGGCCGATTCTGGACGAACTGGAGTAA
- a CDS encoding UPF0058 family protein, with translation MHKDELLELHAKMVSIMEHFQDMDSVDSSIFDAYEGLDVTPDDVHKSKSEHKHAVFVLGNALANVMSEDEFSDAGRIGKRMQELADDAESKL, from the coding sequence ATGCACAAAGACGAGCTTCTGGAGCTGCACGCCAAGATGGTGTCGATTATGGAACACTTTCAGGACATGGACAGCGTCGATAGCTCGATTTTCGACGCCTACGAAGGTCTGGACGTGACGCCGGACGACGTTCACAAGTCCAAAAGTGAACACAAACACGCGGTGTTCGTCCTCGGAAACGCCCTGGCGAACGTGATGAGCGAAGACGAGTTCTCGGATGCCGGCCGTATCGGCAAGCGGATGCAGGAACTCGCGGACGACGCGGAATCGAAACTGTAA
- a CDS encoding ribbon-helix-helix domain-containing protein, which translates to MPKVHLTIPEHLEMQIAQLVEKGEFVNREEAIEELLSTGLRAYKTSGPMEDEDPGLEEDGMMGHDDEYVF; encoded by the coding sequence ATGCCGAAGGTACACCTGACTATCCCGGAGCATCTGGAGATGCAGATCGCCCAGCTCGTAGAGAAGGGCGAATTCGTAAACCGGGAGGAAGCAATCGAAGAGTTACTCTCGACCGGTCTTCGAGCCTACAAGACGAGCGGTCCGATGGAGGACGAAGACCCCGGTCTCGAAGAAGACGGTATGATGGGCCACGACGACGAGTACGTCTTCTAA
- a CDS encoding sulfite oxidase-like oxidoreductase, producing the protein MKDVTDLHREFDGKRLPPGQRETSRFPVLSKGETPSVPTDWTFDVWGAVDDELALSFAEFKDLPSETQTQDFHCVTGWSRFDCEFRGVTFPTLAEHAGVTDDAVHVMFHAHDSYTTNLPLEDCMREEVLFTWELDGEPLPAEHGGPMRVVTPHKYAYKGAKWVSGVEFLTEPERGYWEKRGYSNTANPWEEQRYA; encoded by the coding sequence ATGAAGGACGTTACGGACCTCCACCGGGAGTTCGACGGCAAACGCCTCCCGCCCGGCCAGCGGGAAACCAGTCGCTTTCCCGTCCTCTCGAAGGGCGAGACGCCATCGGTGCCGACCGACTGGACCTTCGACGTCTGGGGAGCCGTCGACGACGAACTCGCCCTCTCCTTCGCGGAGTTCAAAGACCTCCCCAGCGAAACACAGACGCAGGATTTCCACTGTGTAACCGGCTGGTCCCGCTTCGATTGTGAGTTCCGCGGCGTCACCTTCCCCACGCTCGCCGAGCACGCCGGGGTCACCGACGACGCCGTCCACGTCATGTTCCACGCCCACGACAGCTACACTACGAACCTCCCACTCGAAGACTGCATGCGCGAGGAGGTCCTCTTCACCTGGGAACTCGACGGCGAACCACTCCCCGCCGAACACGGCGGCCCCATGCGCGTCGTCACGCCACACAAATACGCCTACAAGGGCGCCAAGTGGGTCTCCGGCGTCGAGTTCCTCACCGAACCCGAACGCGGCTACTGGGAGAAGCGCGGGTATTCGAATACGGCGAATCCGTGGGAAGAACAGAGATACGCATAG